In a genomic window of Arvicanthis niloticus isolate mArvNil1 chromosome 8, mArvNil1.pat.X, whole genome shotgun sequence:
- the LOC117713478 gene encoding spermatogenesis-associated protein 31D4-like, giving the protein MKKVLSILNSSILTSAAESWLSFGSVFVDIYPKCIFLSALGLLFLYLRYQILKPSLPAQTRQGIRKQQGRAKKERRASFNEFRRFHGEAQERRKLQSVVQSPCGQLYDPSYFRQALCQDPRCAVCNGATVKVRRLLSWASLEDCSASVSSMASTASVTEASFTLSSSLSISQSTSGYQISSVSVPSPPPPSIFSTNKLAPLEDILLGTPQDDALSPEPTLTSTTFPLDHILPPPLPKSPPVAQPATQQTEGPLRPENILSLAGSHGDQFFDATTSEDACGALPEPCRQQGGAQNPSPPQLKCLVNQEAHNHHSSEDFWGGQASPHFTVPENLLKVLDRQEESQADFLTLEDRKVEAEPFQKTNRVWKKKPEPAAELQNSGGPFPLGGSRAILSELCTQQGLAQMQTSEGQLETMPTQHFWGLPYLHSESMSCITTMSSQCSSMCIWFNGATDSPAQAPPPPLPLPEEQPQTLTQSQSQSIQLATPQAQLQTIPVSSPSSQSQVRVCGVYFRRSQETKTLLQSEIHHLEYNMTTKDQERPWALPSVVQKPQEEICLLPSKSSLAIQSFKFQAPRSVPSRDFPLTDGFQKKFEQHLRKRLILHRWGLPQEIYKSQLWVTPDPPESPMSSCELSGSKQEDEKDAPNTPSNQSGSSQERCLESISIETKTVKAQEQTLEIIQKYICSNSKTALDNDLPSDHEINLQGQSGSLSDKPSGTSKVSQHQKKIETAPKEHLKSHINGTNEDQVPVTMSRSGDHCPLHFDSCVGKEENKPERQSPSDNKDEHLKSVHKIKVSSVQQTSVVFDTTILEESEDKRPSPDVPKMSAEAGPVPLGKSLSSSKIVAGPQETKMDDKHVFVSNKVSHTVKGEQLGLQPLPTQISNTSQRESAEEADGNTPKVESTLLVGRALEGISSSQESQASDFSCQVSTEESFQSESSQSIQAPECLRDELQVSDKFAYNPLLTQYQSPYSAPVNAAQVQQQEPWMPAHSLGRGLSKDTPLTAKKLWTTTRKTEELATGVAGSETLQPNGKSYHAQDSLTQGNHGKRPIPSLPVKALSPPEHQFRKHVKHFFQWLSPDRKCKGQEALLKKDASPSSPAQDLELKGRATFPGNTVAQKAMRDFGKVPKEQVGYRHGAADTMRPRFPLSPPTKPVKTKPKKEYLVPTDPVQGCQFHPQAPLSKVPSPRFHNQAAAFVGQKKCVAERARQPQKCEALQPRQPAPLRESELRQNLLRSRAGKIPRGTPPFAVGTMLADMSRLCEQKILAQNFSGKSFVPQK; this is encoded by the exons ATGAAGAAGGTTCTCTCTATTCTCAATAGCTCCATTCTGACTAGTGCTGCAGAATCATGGTTGAGCTTTGGCTCAGTCTTCGTGGACATTTACCCCAAATGCATCTTTCTGAGTGCACTGGGACTGCTGTTTTTGTACCTAAGGTACCAGATACTGAAACCCTCGTTACCCGCACAGACCAGACAAGGAATCAGGAAG CAACAGGGCAGAgctaagaaggaaagaagagcatcatTTAATG AATTCAGACGCTTCCATGGAGAAGCACAGGAGCGGAGAAAGCTGCAGTCTGTTGTGCaaag CCCCTGTGGACAGCTCTACGACCCCTCCTACTTCCGGCAAGCGCTTTGTCAGGATCCCCGCTGTGCTGTGTGCAATGGAGCAACGGTGAAGGTCAGGCGACTGCTCTCATGGGCCAGCCTAGAAGACTGCTCTGCCTCTGTATCCAGCATGGCTTCCACAGCTTCCGTGACTGAGGCCTCAttcactctctcttcttccctctccatctcccaaaGCACTTCAGGATATCAGATCTCATCTGTATCTGtaccttctccccctcctccctccattttCTCAACTAACAAGCTCGCCCCCTTGGAAGACATCCTTTTGGGCACACCACAGGATGATGCTCTGTCACCAGAGCCTACTCTCACAAGTACCACCTTCCCACTGGATCACATCCTACCTCCTCCACTCCCTAAGTCTCCTCCTGTGGCACAGCCTGCCACTCagcaaacagaagggcctctaagACCGGAAAACATTCTGTCCTTGGCTGGCAGCCACGGTGACCAGTTTTTCGATGCAACAACGAGTGAGGATGCTTGTGGCGCCTTGCCAGAGCCCTGCCGGCAGCAGGGTGGTGCTCAGAACCCCTCCCCACCGCAGTTAAAATGCTTAGTTAACCAAGAGGCACACAACCACCACTCTTCTGAAGACTTTTGGGGAGGACAAGCCTCACCCCATTTCACAGTGCCCGAAAACCTCCTGAAAGTGCTTGACAGACAAGAGGAAAGCCAGGCTGACTTTCTCACACTGGAGGACAGGAAAGTAGAAGCAGAACCTTTCCAAAAGACAAATCGAGTCTGGAAGAAAAAGCCAGAGCCAGCCGCTGAGCTACAGAACTCAGGAGGCCCCTTTCCTCTAGGGGGCAGCAGAGCCATACTCAGTGAGCTGTGTACTCAGCAGGGGCTTGCTCAAATGCAGACCTCTGAAGGCCAGTTAGAGACCATGCCCACGCAGCACTTCTGGGGCCTTCCTTATCTTCACAGCGAGTCCATGAGCTGTATCACTACAATGTCATCTCAATGCTCCTCCATGTGCATCTGGTTTAACGGAGCCACAGACTCCCCAGCCCAGGCTCCCCCCCCACCTCTGCCCTTGCCTGAAGAACAACCACAGACCTTGACACAATCTCAGTCCCAAAGCATCCAGCTTGCCACACCCCAGGCCCAGCTTCAAACAATCCCAGTGTCATCACCTTCCTCTCAATCTCAGGTTAGGGTTTGCGGTGTGTATTTTCGCAGATCCCAGGAGACGAAAACTCTATTGCAATCGGAAATCCACCACCTAGAGTACAACATGACGACAAAAGATCAGGAGAGGCCATGGGCTTTACCCTCTGTGGTCCAAAAACCTCAGGAAGAAATTTGTCTCCTTCCTTCTAAGTCTTCCTTGGCCATACAGTCCTTCAAGTTCCAAGCTCCCAGGTCCGTTCCTTCTAGAGACTTCCCTCTGACTGATGGATTCCAGAAGAAATTCGAGCAGCACCTTCGAAAGAGACTCATCCTTCACCGCTGGGGCCTGCCTCAGGAGATCTATAAGTCTCAGCTGTGGGTGACTCCTGACCCTCCCGAGTCACCCATGAGCAGCTGTGAGCTCTCAGGCTCCAAGCAAGAAGATGAAAAAGACGCGCCCAACACTCCGTCGAACCAATCTGGAAGCTCCCAAGAGAGGTGCTTAGAGTCTATCTCTATAGAGACAAAAACAGTCAAGGCACAAGAACAGACTCTAGAAATTATCCAAAAATATATCTGCAGTAACTCCAAGACTGCTCTAGACAATGACCTGCCATCTGACCATGAGATAAACCTACAGGGTCAGTCAGGCAGTCTGTCAGACAAACCTTCAGGGACCTCAAAGGTGAGCCaacatcagaaaaaaattgaaactgcCCCAAAAGAACATTTGAAAAGCCATATCAATGGAACCAATGAGGATCAGGTCCCTGTCACTATGTCTAGATCAGGAGACCATTGTCCTCTCCATTTTGACTCATGTGTGGgcaaggaagaaaacaagccTGAGAGGCAGTCGCCTTCCGATAACAAGGACGAGCATCTCAAGAGCGTACATAAAATTAAAGTGTCTAGTGTGCAGCAGACATCTGTTGTCTTTGACACCACAATCCTGGAGGAGTCAGAGGACAAAAGACCCAGCCCAGATGTGCCCAAAATGTCGGCTGAGGCTGGCCCTGTGCCATTGGGTAAAAGCCTAAGTTCTAGTAAAATAGTCGCAGGCCCTCAAGAAACAAAGATGGATGACAAACATGTATTTGTATCCAACAAGGTCAGTCACACAGTCAAAGGAGAGCAGCTCGGCCTTCAACCTCTACCTACCCAGATCTCCAATACCAGCCAGCGGGAGAGTGCCGAAGAGGCTGACGGGAATACACCGAAAGTAGAAAGTACCCTGTTAGTTGGAAGGGCCCTGGAAGGAATATCAAGTTCCCAGGAAAGTCAGGCATCTGACTTTAGTTGTCAGGTGTCCACAGAAGAGAGTTTTCAATCAGAAAGCAGTCAGTCCATCCAAGCTCCAGAGTGCCTCAGAGACGAGCTCCAGGTCTCAGATAAATTCGCTTACAATCCTTTACTCACTCAGTACCAGAGCCCTTACAGTGCGCCCGTGAACGCTGCTCAGGTGCAGCAACAGGAGCCCTGGATGCCTGCTCACTCATTAGGCAGGGGTCTGAGCAAGGACACCCCTCTAACTGCCAAGAAGTTGTGGACAACAACACGGAAAACAGAAGAGCTTGCTACAGGGGTTGCAGGGTCTGAGACATTACAACCCAATGGGAAGAGTTACCATGCACAGGACAGCCTGACCCAGGGGAATCATGGGAAAAGGCCTATCCCATCGCTGCCAGTGAAGGCTCTGTCTCCTCCTGAACATCAATTCAGGAAGCACGTCAAACACTTTTTCCAGTGGCTTTCTCCTGACAGAAAATGCAAAGGGCAGGAAGCACTCCTGAAAAAGGATGCTTCCCCATCCTCGCCAGCTCAAGACCTGGAACTAAAGGGGAGAGCTACCTTTCCTGGGAACACTGTAGCTCAGAAAGCCATGAGAGACTTTGGGAAGGTCCCCAAGGAGCAAGTGGGATACAGGCATGGTGCGGCTGATACCATGCGCCCCCGCTTCCCCTTATCTCCGCCCACCAAGCCTGTGAAAACTAAGCCGAAGAAAGAGTATTTGGTCCCGACAGACCCAGTCCAGGGATGCCAGTTCCACCCCCAGGCACCCCTTTCTAAAGTGCCAAGTCCCAGGTTCCACAATCAGGCCGCTGCTTTTGTTGGTCAAAAGAAATGTGTGGCAGAAAGGGCCAGACAGCCCCAGAAATGTGAGGCTTTACAGCCGCGCCAACCTGCGCCCCTCAGAGAGTCAGAACTGCGCCAAAATCTGCTGAGGAGTCGAGCTGGAAAAATCCCTCGGGGCACGCCACCCTTTGCTGTAGGCACTATGTTGGCAGACATGTCCCGGTTATGTGAACAAAAAATTCTGGCTCAGAATTTCAGTGGAAAAAGTTTCGTTCCCCAGAAATAA